The following proteins are co-located in the Vigna unguiculata cultivar IT97K-499-35 chromosome 9, ASM411807v1, whole genome shotgun sequence genome:
- the LOC114164324 gene encoding cellulose synthase A catalytic subunit 7 [UDP-forming], with protein MEASAGLVAGSHNRNELVVIHGHEEHKPLKNLDGQVCEICGDGVGLTVDGDLFVACNECGFPVCRPCYEYERREGGQLCPQCKTRYKRLKGSPRVEGDDEEEDVDDIEHEFNIDDEKNKHGHAAEAMLHGKMSYGRGPEDDENSQFPIPVISGGRSRPVSGEFPISSNGYAEQMSSSLHKRVHPYPVSEPGSARWEEKKEDGWKERMDDWKLQQGNLGPEPDEDADAAMLDEARQPLSRKVPIASSKINPYRMVIVARLVILAFFLRYRLMNPVHDALGLWLTSIICEIWFAFSWILDQFPKWFPIDRETYLDRLSIRYEREGEPNMLAPVDVFVSTVDPMKEPPLVTANTVLSILAMDYPVDKISCYISDDGASMCSFESLSETAEFARKWVPFCKKFSIEPRAPEMYFSEKIDYLKDKVQPTFVKERRAMKREYEEFKVRINALVAKAQKVPQGGWIMQDGTPWPGNNTKDHPGMIQVFLGSNGGLDTEGNQLPRLVYVSREKRPGFQHHKKAGAMNALVRVSAVLTNAPFMLNLDCDHYVNNSKAAREAMCFLMDPQIGKKVCYVQFPQRFDGIDTHDRYANRNTVFFDINMKGLDGIQGPVYVGTGCVFRRQALYGYDPPKGPKRPKMVSCDCCPCFGSRKKYKEKSDPNGEAAASLKGMDDDKEILMSQMNFEKKFGQSSIFVTSTLMEEGGVPPSSSPAALLKEAIHVISCGYEDKTEWGLELGWIYGSITEDILTGFKMHCRGWRSIYCMPKRAAFKGTAPINLSDRLNQVLRWALGSIEIFFSHHCPLWYGFKEKKLKWLERFAYANTTVYPFTSIPLVAYCILPAVCLLTDKFIMPPISTFAGLYFVALFSSIIATGILELKWSGVSIEEWWRNEQFWVIGGVSAHLFAVIQGLLKVLAGIDTNFTVTSKATDDEEFGELYTFKWTTLLIPPTTILIINIVGVVAGVSDAINNGYQSWGPLFGKLFFSFWVIVHLYPFLKGLMGRQNRTPTIVVIWSVLLASIFSLLWVRIDPFVLKTKGPDTKLCGINC; from the exons ATGGAAGCCAGCGCTGGACTGGTAGCAGGTTCACATAACCGCAATGAGCTCGTTGTCATTCATGGCCATGAAGAG CACAAGCCATTGAAGAACTTGGATGGTCAAGTATGTGAGATTTGTGGTGATGGCGTGGGACTCACGGTCGATGGAGACTTATTTGTGGCTTGCAATGAGTGTGGTTTTCCAGTGTGCAGACCTTGCTATGAGTATGAAAGAAGAGAAGGGGGCCAACTTTGTCCACAGTGCAAAACCAGATATAAGCGTCTCAAAG GGAGCCCGCGGGTGGAGGGAGATGATGAGGAGGAGGATGTGGATGACATTGAGCATGAGTTCAACATTGATGACGAAAAGAACAAGCATGGCCATGCTGCAGAGGCCATGCTTCATGGGAAAATGAGCTATGGAAGAGGTCCTGAAGATGATGAGAATTCACAGTTCCCAATACCTGTCATTTCTGGGGGGCGATCTAGGCCT GTTAGTGGCGAGTTCCCAATATCATCTAATGGTTATGCGGAGCAGATGTCTTCTTCACTGCATAAACGAGTGCATCCATATCCAGTGTCTGAACCTG GAAGTGCCAGATGGGAGGAAAAGAAAGAGGATGGATGGAAAGAAAGGATGGATGACTGGAAATTGCAGCAGGGTAATTTGGGGCCTGAGCCTGATGAAGATGCAGATGCAGCCAT GTTAGATGAAGCAAGGCAACCACTTTCAAGGAAAGTACCAATAGCATCTAGCAAAATCAATCCATATAGAATGGTGATTGTGGCACGCCTTGTGATTCTTGCTTTCTTCCTCAGATACAGACTTATGAATCCTGTGCATGATGCACTGGGGCTGTGGCTAACCTCTATCATATGTGAAATATGGTTTGCTTTTTCATGGATTCTGGATCAGTTTCCCAAATGGTTTCCCATTGATCGAGAGACCTACCTTGATCGTCTTTCCATCAG GTATGAGCGTGAAGGTGAACCAAACATGCTTGCTCCTGTAGATGTCTTTGTTAGTACCGTGGATCCAATGAAGGAACCTCCTCTGGTTACAGCAAACACTGTTCTTTCAATCTTGGCCATGGATTACCCAGTGGATAAGATATCATGCTATATTTCGGATGATGGAGCCTCAATGTGTTCATTTGAGTCCCTGTCAGAAACTGCAGAGTTTGCAAGGAAATGGGTACCGTTTTGTAAGAAATTTTCTATAGAACCTCGGGCCCCTGAGATGTACTTCAGTGAGAAGATAGACTACTTAAAGGACAAGGTGCAACCCACCTTTGTTAAGGAGCGTCGAGCCATGAAG AGGGAATACGAAGAGTTTAAGGTTAGGATCAATGCACTTGTTGCAAAGGCCCAGAAAGTTCCTCAGGGAGGATGGATTATGCAGGATGGGACACCATGGCCAGGAAACAACACTAAGGATCATCCTGGCATGATTCAAGTGTTTCTTGGAAGCAATGGGGGTCTAGATACTGAAGGAAACCAGCTTCCTCGTCTTGTTTATGTTTCTAGAGAGAAAAGACCTGGTTTTCAACACCACAAGAAAGCTGGTGCCATGAACGCTCTG GTTCGGGTATCTGCTGTTCTCACAAATGCTCCTTTCATGCTGAACTTGGATTGTGATCACTATGTCAATAACAGCAAGGCTGCCAGAGAGGCCATGTGCTTCTTGATGGACCCCCAGATCGGGAAAAAGGTCTGCTATGTCCAGTTTCCTCAAAGATTCGACGGTATTGATACACATGATCGTTATGCCAACAGAAACACAGTTTTCTTTGAT ATTAACATGAAGGGTCTTGATGGTATTCAAGGACCTGTATATGTGGGGACAGGGTGTGTTTTCAGGAGGCAAGCTTTGTATGGCTATGATCCTCCAAAGGGTCCCAAGCGTCCAAAAATGGTAAGCTGTGATTGCTGCCCTTGTTTTGGAAGCCGCAAGAAGTACAAGGAGAAGAGTGATCCAAATGGAGAGGCTGCTGCAAGCCTAAAAG GGATGGATGATGACAAGGAGATACTGATGTCCCAAATGAATTTTGAGAAGAAATTTGGACAGTCCTCTATCTTTGTGACTTCTACCTTGATGGAAGAGGGTGGTGTTCCTCCTTCTTCAAGTCCAGCTGCACTTCTTAAAGAAGCCATTCATGTGATTAGCTGTGGATATGAAGATAAAACTGAATGGGGACTTGAG CTTGGTTGGATCTATGGATCTATCACAGAAGATATTTTAACAGGCTTTAAGATGCATTGCCGAGGGTGGAGGTCTATTTACTGTATGCCTAAGAGAGCTGCATTCAAGGGCACTGCTCCAATCAACTTGTCAGATCGTCTGAATCAGGTGCTTCGTTGGGCACTTGGTTCCATTGAGATTTTCTTCAGTCACCATTGCCCTCTATGGTATGGCTTCAAGGAAAAGAAGCTAAAGTGGCTTGAGAGATTTGCCTATGCAAACACAACCGTGTATCCATTCACCTCCATTCCTCTTGTTGCCTATTGTATTCTTCCTGCAGTTTGCTTACTCACTGACAAATTCATCATGCCACCG ATAAGCACCTTTGCTGGTTTGtactttgttgctctcttctctTCAATCATTGCAACTGGTATTCTAGAGTTGAAATGGAGTGGAGTGAGCATTGAGGAGTGGTGGAGAAATGAACAGTTTTGGGTGATTGGTGGTGTATCAGCTCATCTTTTTGCTGTGATACAAGGTCTGCTAAAGGTTCTGGCTGGAATTGACACCAATTTCACAGTCACATCCAAGGCAACAGATGATGAGGAGTTTGGAGAACTATACACCTTTAAATGGACCACTCTCCTAATTCCTCCAACCACTATCTTGATCATTAACATTGTTGGTGTTGTTGCTGGAGTCTCAGATGCCATAAACAATGGCTACCAATCCTGGGGACCACTCTTTGGAaaactcttcttttctttctggGTCATTGTTCATCTGTATCCATTCCTCAAAGGTTTGATGGGTCGGCAAAACCGCACACCCACCATTGTGGTGATTTGGTCAGTTCTATTGGCTTCTATTTTCTCTTTGCTGTGGGTAAGAATTGATCCATTTGTTCTCAAGACTAAGGGACCTGATACCAAGTTATGTGGAATCAACTGCTGA